A section of the Mycobacterium sp. 3519A genome encodes:
- the glgX gene encoding glycogen debranching protein GlgX: MTHAASPDVTQYEVWPGKAYPLGATYDGSGTNFALFSEVAEKVELCLFDADGAESRLTLPEVDGFVWHGFIPNIEPGQRYGYRVYGPYEPSAGLRCNANKLLIDPYAKAIDGTFDWGQSLFGYNFGDPDSRNDEDSAASVPKCVVINPYFDWGVDRPPGHEYADTVIYEAHVKGLTKTHPDIPENIRGTYAAVAHPVIIEHLKSLGVNAIELMPVHHFANDSTLVEKGLSNYWGYNTIGFLAPDSKYSSSPNPGGQVQEFKAMVRALHEADIEVILDVVYNHTAEGNHMGPTLSMRGIDNAAYYRLVDDDKRYYMDYTGTGNSLNVGHPHTLQLIMDSLRYWVTEMHVDGFRFDLAATLAREFYDVDRLSAFFELVQQDPTVSQVKLIAEPWDVGPGGYQVGNFPPQWTEWNGKYRDTVRDYWRGEPATLDEFAYRLTGSADLYEHTGRRPVASINFVTAHDGFTLRDLVSYNEKHNEANKEDNRDGESHNRSWNCGVEGPTDDKEVNALRASQQRNFLATLLLSQGVPMLSHGDELGRTQQGNNNVYCQDNELSWIDWANADTELIEFTRTVSELRAAHPVFRRRRFFSGRPVRQRGGDGLPDIAWFAPDGSEMSDEDWETGFAKSVAVYLNGQGIPDLDVRGQRVTDDSFLLFFNAHYEPIEFTLPAEKFGASWVPVIYTADTAAADESKPVPASATVSINARALMVLQADTE; this comes from the coding sequence TTGACCCACGCTGCCAGCCCAGATGTCACGCAATACGAGGTGTGGCCAGGTAAGGCGTATCCGCTAGGGGCCACCTACGACGGCTCGGGAACCAATTTCGCGCTGTTCAGCGAGGTCGCGGAGAAGGTGGAGCTCTGTCTGTTCGACGCCGACGGCGCCGAATCTCGGCTGACGCTGCCGGAGGTCGACGGCTTCGTCTGGCACGGGTTCATCCCCAACATCGAACCCGGCCAGCGCTACGGCTACCGCGTCTACGGCCCGTACGAGCCCAGCGCCGGTCTGCGCTGCAACGCGAACAAGTTGCTGATCGACCCGTATGCGAAGGCGATCGACGGCACCTTCGACTGGGGCCAGTCGCTGTTCGGCTACAACTTCGGCGATCCCGACAGCCGCAACGACGAGGACTCCGCGGCCAGCGTGCCCAAGTGTGTGGTGATCAACCCGTACTTCGACTGGGGGGTGGACCGCCCGCCTGGCCACGAGTACGCCGACACCGTCATCTACGAGGCGCACGTCAAGGGTCTGACCAAGACGCATCCGGACATCCCGGAGAACATCCGCGGCACCTACGCCGCCGTCGCACACCCGGTGATCATCGAGCATCTGAAATCGTTGGGCGTCAACGCAATCGAGTTGATGCCGGTGCACCACTTCGCGAATGACTCGACACTGGTCGAGAAGGGTCTGTCGAACTACTGGGGCTACAACACCATCGGGTTCCTGGCTCCCGACTCGAAATACAGCTCCAGCCCCAATCCCGGCGGCCAGGTGCAGGAGTTCAAGGCCATGGTGCGGGCCTTACACGAGGCCGACATCGAGGTGATCCTCGACGTGGTCTACAACCACACCGCCGAGGGCAACCACATGGGCCCGACGCTGTCGATGCGCGGTATCGACAATGCCGCGTACTACCGCCTCGTCGACGACGACAAGCGGTACTACATGGACTACACCGGCACCGGCAACAGCCTGAACGTCGGCCACCCGCACACCCTGCAGCTCATCATGGACTCGCTGCGGTACTGGGTGACCGAGATGCACGTCGACGGGTTCCGGTTCGACCTGGCGGCGACGCTGGCCCGCGAGTTCTACGACGTCGACCGATTGAGCGCGTTCTTCGAACTGGTGCAACAGGATCCGACCGTCAGCCAGGTCAAGCTGATCGCCGAACCGTGGGACGTCGGACCCGGCGGATATCAGGTCGGCAACTTCCCGCCGCAGTGGACGGAGTGGAACGGCAAGTACCGCGACACCGTGCGCGACTACTGGCGGGGCGAACCGGCCACGCTCGACGAGTTCGCCTACCGGCTCACCGGATCGGCCGACCTCTACGAGCACACCGGCCGGCGGCCCGTCGCATCGATCAACTTCGTCACCGCCCACGACGGGTTCACGCTGCGAGACCTGGTCTCCTACAACGAAAAACACAACGAGGCCAACAAAGAGGACAACCGCGACGGCGAGAGCCACAACCGGTCGTGGAACTGCGGTGTGGAGGGACCGACCGACGACAAGGAGGTCAATGCGCTGCGCGCCAGTCAGCAACGCAACTTCCTTGCCACGCTGCTGCTTTCGCAGGGCGTGCCGATGTTGTCGCACGGCGACGAACTCGGTCGCACCCAGCAGGGCAACAACAACGTCTACTGCCAGGACAACGAACTGTCCTGGATCGACTGGGCGAACGCCGACACCGAACTGATCGAGTTCACCAGGACCGTGTCCGAGTTACGCGCCGCGCATCCGGTGTTTCGCCGTCGCCGGTTCTTCTCCGGTCGCCCGGTGCGCCAACGCGGCGGTGACGGTCTGCCCGATATCGCGTGGTTCGCCCCCGACGGGTCGGAGATGAGCGACGAGGACTGGGAGACCGGTTTCGCCAAGTCGGTCGCGGTGTACCTCAACGGCCAGGGCATCCCCGACCTCGACGTGCGCGGGCAACGGGTCACCGACGATTCGTTCCTGCTGTTCTTCAACGCGCACTACGAGCCGATCGAATTCACTTTGCCTGCAGAGAAATTCGGCGCTTCCTGGGTACCGGTGATCTACACCGCCGACACCGCGGCGGCCGACGAGAGCAAGCCGGTGCCGGCCAGCGCCACGGTCTCGATCAACGCCAGGGCGTTGATGGTGCTGCAAGCCGACACCGAATAA
- a CDS encoding isochorismatase family protein, whose protein sequence is MRALIIVDVQNDFCEGGSLAVTGGSAVARGISELLAGDTGYDHVVATKDFHIDPGEHFSEQPDYALSWPRHCVVGTSGVDFHPDFEPTAVEAVFMKGHYSAAYSGFEGTDESGTTLADWLKQRGVDEVDVVGIATDYCVRATAADAAAAGFKTRVLLDLTAGVAPESTAKAVEDLRAVGVQVS, encoded by the coding sequence GTGCGCGCATTGATCATCGTGGACGTGCAGAACGACTTCTGTGAGGGCGGCTCACTGGCCGTGACCGGAGGTTCGGCGGTCGCGCGCGGCATCTCCGAGTTGCTGGCCGGGGACACCGGCTACGACCACGTCGTCGCGACCAAGGACTTCCACATCGACCCTGGCGAGCACTTCTCCGAGCAACCCGACTACGCGCTGTCCTGGCCGCGGCACTGCGTGGTCGGCACCTCGGGCGTCGACTTCCATCCGGACTTCGAACCGACCGCCGTCGAGGCGGTGTTCATGAAAGGCCACTACTCGGCCGCCTACAGCGGTTTCGAAGGCACCGACGAATCCGGAACCACGCTGGCCGACTGGCTGAAGCAGCGCGGCGTCGACGAGGTCGACGTCGTCGGCATCGCCACTGACTACTGCGTACGCGCCACCGCCGCTGACGCCGCTGCGGCCGGCTTCAAAACCCGGGTGCTGCTCGACCTGACCGCAGGGGTGGCACCGGAATCGACCGCCAAGGCCGTCGAGGACCTGCGCGCGGTCGGCGTCCAGGTCAGCTAG